From Ptiloglossa arizonensis isolate GNS036 chromosome 10, iyPtiAriz1_principal, whole genome shotgun sequence, the proteins below share one genomic window:
- the Wit gene encoding kinase protein wishful thinking, whose translation MKAIVSITLIVLLCGINSTPINAIRLCASRKKSIENFSLKQNTPSVPENIPNDSNIARTITDDNIKFEKCTNFCHALWQEDKTANGTEIIILSQGCWKQSGEQKCETSECIALQRSTKALNNTKFCCCHGNYCNLNINSTNLLYSESKVQNSIPLENNQPTTEYLEQSDSGRWMLIITSVLVCVLLVICIVALMVYRMYNTNMLTRLGKPHSYTDQFMDSTALRTGTYTVDHLKLSTIVGQGRYGSVWQGSMGDQDVAVKIFPSHYRNYFQNERDTYCLPYMEHSSLLSYYGVDERVSLEGSVEYLLVLSFAPGGTLTDFLRTHIVDWTTFCKMGLSMVKGLAYLHTDIHKGDKVKPCIAHRDINSRNILIKADGTCCICDLGLAVQISGSKYYSNGEEQHAEIKSINDVGTLRYMAPEVLEGAVNLRDCESSLKQIDVYAMGLVLWELVSRCSDIYMPGSEVPPYKQPYEKEIGLHPTFEQMQVLVSRNKARPLLEGNLVDRPGVRLIKETMDDCWDADAEARLTALCIEERLSELQSHRVTMHFTDGSPMVNSHCTLVPSTTNSLYSEISHHDNAHVAHLSLHMVPDNSSNEGGIVENLITLSPSESIVHEHSFKNSNEVAIYNHTQALQPYQGRNPCMERNLMLQSDSFEELGCNGNVLVDKSMKHACNDQYRIVSEAQGLVSHDYLSQHTTQLTQLRPATPIPYVQNVISDDGTSSYGKRKQTNVHEVCSQESPRKKLFGWPNFKKLLANKKMYPYNKYQIDREDSKSNLLAKQNVQIKTVETNVTISPGGKYVNGIITKVPTSTTPLDKNDKNSVQIGKQKLDNDSNTNIRPSTLPLVNLRNKKSENNLSRQESIDKFNEVFNVGSNVNVLKDPHMRIKTPGDLPPSVRKVRGHGQSTARFSLYDDRMMCNILSEEDDRSDKAIWNSVPFGMDFGDSDEKHSPTKLSTKNVTCF comes from the exons ATGAAAGCCATTGTATCAATTACATTGATTGTGCTACTGTGTGGGATAAACTCAACACCCATTAATGCCATTAGATTATGTGCCAGCAGAAAgaaaagtattgaaaatttttctttaaaacaaAATACACCCAGTGTACCTGAAAATATACCCAACGACAGTAATATAGCTCGTACTATA aCAGATGacaatattaaatttgaaaaatgtaccAACTTTTGTCATGCATTGTGGCAAGAAGATAAGACtgcaaatggaacagaaattattattttatcccaAG GTTGTTGGAAACAGTCTGGTGAACAAAAATGTGAAACTTCAGAGTGTATTGCTCTTCAACGTTCTACCAAGGCACTGAACAATACAAAATTCTGTTGCTGTCATGGAAATTATTGTAACCTCAATATTAATAGTACCAATCTTCTGTATTCCGAGAGTAAAGTACAGAATTCTATTCCTCTAGAAAATAATCAACCAA CAACTGAATATTTGGAGCAGTCAGATTCTGGAAGGTGGATGCTTATCATAACAAGTGTCCTAGTTTGTGTATTACTAGTAATATGTATTGTAGCATTGATGGTATATCGCATGTACAACACCAATATGTTAACAAGATTAGGAAAACCACACTCTTACACAGATCAGTTTATGGACAGTACAGCACTAAGAACTGGTACTTATACAGTAGATCATTTGAAACTTTCAACAATCGTAG GACAAGGACGATATGGTTCAGTGTGGCAAGGCAGCATGGGAGATCAAGATGTTgctgtaaaaatatttccctcTCATTATCGTAACTATTTTCAAAATGAACGCGATACTTATTGTCTTCCTTACATGGAACATTCATCTTTATTAAGTTATTatg GTGTGGATGAACGAGTAAGTTTGGAAGGCAGTGTTGAATATCTTTTGGTACTTAGTTTTGCACCAGGTGGCACTTTAACCGATTTCTTAAGAACTCATATAGTTGATTGGACCACATTCTGCAAAATGGGTCTCTCTATGGTTAAAGGACTTGCTTACTTACATACTGATATACACAAAGGTG ATAAAGTTAAGCCTTGCATTGCGCATAGAGATATCAATTCAAGAAACATATTAATTAAAGCTGATGGTACTTGTTGTATATGCGATTTGGGATTGGCAGTTCAAATTTCTGGttctaaatattattcaaatggaGAGGAACAACATGCTGAGATCAAATCGATCAATGAT GTTGGAACTTTAAGATATATGGCGCCAGAAGTATTGGAAGGTGCGGTTAATTTACGAGACTGTGAAAGCTCTTTGAAACAGATAGATGTGTATGCAATGGGCTTAGTGCTATGGGAATTAGTTTCAAGATGTTCTGACATTTATATGCCAGGATCAGAAGTACCTCCGTATAAACAACCATATGAAAAAGAGATTGGTCTTCACCCGACATTCGAACAAATGCAAGTTTTAGTTTCGCGCAATAAAGCTAGACCTTTGCTAGAGGGTAATTTAGTGGACAGACCGGGAGTACGTTTGATTAAGGAAACTATGGACGACTGTTGGGATGCGGACGCAGAGGCTCGATTAACCGCTTTATGTATAGAAGAACGTCTTTCAGAGTTACAATCTCATCGTG tgACTATGCATTTCACCGATGGAAGTCCAATGGTAAACTCCCATTGCACTTTAGTGCCTTCAACTACGAACAGTCTTTATAGCGAAATTTCGCATCACGACAACGCGCACGTCGCTCATTTATCATTGCACATGGTACCGGATAATTCAAGTAACGAAGGTGGcattgttgaaaatttaataacattATCGCCTTCCGAAAGCATTGTCCACGAGCATAGTT ttaaaaattcaaacgaagTAGCAATATATAATCATACTCAGGCACTTCAACCTTATCAAGGGCGGAATCCTTGCATGGAAAGAAATTTAATGTTACAGTCGGACTCGTTTGAAGAGCTAGGATGTAACGGTAATGTACTCGTTGATAAATCCATGAAGCACGCATGTAACGATCAATACAGAATTGTGTCAGAAGCACAAGGTCTTGTTTCCCATGATTATTTGAGTCAGCATACGACACAATTGACGCAATTAAGACCAGCAACGCCTATACCGTACGTGCAAAACGTTATTTCCGACGATGGTACATCATCGTATGGTAAACGTAAACAAACAAATGTACATGAGGTTTGTTCACAAGAAAGTCCTAGAAAAAAGTTGTTTGGATGGCCCAACTTTAAAAAATTACTCGCCAATAAAAAAATGTACCCATACAATAAATACCAAATAGATAGAGAAGATTCTAAATCGAATTTACTGGCAAAACAGAATGTGCAAATCAAAACGGTCGAAACAAACGTAACGATATCTCCTGGAGGCAAGTATGTGAATGGTATTATTACTAAAGTACCTACTTCCACCACCCCTTTGGATAAGAACGACAAAAATTCCGTACAAATTGGAAAACAAAAATTAGACAATGATAGCAACACCAATATTCGGCCATCTACTTTGCCCCTTgtaaatttaagaaataaaaaaagtgaGAATAATCTCAGTAGACAGGAGAGTATTGACAAATTCAATGAAGTCTTTAATGTGGGGTCTAACGTAAATGTATTAAAGGATCCACATATGAGAATAAAAACGCCAGGGGATTTGCCACCCTCTGTAAGAAAGGTTCGTGGTCATGGACAGTCAACCGCAAGATTTTCTCTATACGACGATCGAATGATGTGCAATATTTTAAGCGAGGAAGACGATCGAAGCGATAAAGCAATTTGGAATTCAGTACCATTTGGTATGGATTTCGGCGACAGTGATGAAAAACATTCGCCGACTAAACTTAGTACCAAAAACGTTACTTGCTTTTAA
- the Mefg1 gene encoding mitochondrial translation elongation factor G 1 encodes MSIVTVLKHNTNLSTLLSVHLSTYKNLRFLASHFKYAEHKPLEKIRNIGISAHIDSGKTTLTERVLFYTGRIDKMHEVKGKDNVGATMDSMELERQRGITIQSAATYTLWKDHNINIIDTPGHVDFTVEVERALRVLDGAVLILCAVGGVQSQTMTVNRQMKRYNIPCLAFINKLDRMGANHKRVLTQLRGKLLHNAAFIQLPIGLESNNKGLVDLISQKALYFEGKFGEIIREDEIPVDMRTEAKDRKQELIEHLSNVDEQLAEAYLNESKILDKDIKDAIRRACIKRTFTPVLVGTALKNRGVQPLLDAVLDYLPNPGEVENYAFDENAKESTRVYLNPERSNNHPFLGLAFKLEAGRFGQLTYFRCYQGMLTKSDVLYNTRTSKKIRIQRLVRLHSNQMEDVTEVYAGDIFALFGIDCASGDTFVNSSILKLSMESIYVPDAVLSMSIAPSNSKDRDNFAKGIARFTKEDPTLKFEYNSDSKESLISGMGELHLEIYAQRLEREYNCPIVLGKPKVSFRETLIESCEFDYLHKKQTGGAGQYGRVIGILEALPPDQNTKIEFKDETVGTNVPKQYVPGVEKGFRFMCEAGYHCGFKIAGVRFRLLDGMHHCVDSSEFSFYMAAQGAMRETFEHGLWKVIEPIMLVEINAPLEYQGAVISQMSKRNGIINNTDAVEGWFTLSAEVPLNNMFGYVSELRSTTQGKGEFTMEYFRYSPCLPRVEEELRMEYLKTTGRENVKKLNENANLL; translated from the exons ATGTCTATCGTAACAGTTTTAAAACACAATACCAACTTGTCTACATTGTTATCGGTGCATTTATCAACATACAAG AATTTGCGATTCCTGGCATCGCATTTCAAGTATGCAGAGCACAAGCcgttggaaaaaattcgaaatatcggTATATCCGCACATATCGATTCTGGAAAAACGACATTGACAGAAcgtgtattattttatactgGGAGAATAGATAAAATGCACGAA GTGAAAGGTAAAGACAATGTTGGAGCAACAATGGATAGCATGGAATTAGAAAGACAAAGGGGTATTACAATTCAGTCTGCAGCAACATATACTCTATGGAAAGATCACAACATTAATATCATCGATACTCCTGGTCACGTCGATTTCACTGTGGAAGTAGAAAGAGCTTTACGTGTTTTGGATGGAGCTGTTCTCATATTATGCGCAGTAGGTGGTGTTCAGTCTCAAACAATGACTGTAAATCGACAGATGAAAAGATATAATATACCTTGCTTAGCATTTATCAATAAATTAGATAGGATGGGAGCAAACCATAAGAGAGTATTGACACAATTGCGTGGCAAACTACTTCATAATGCTGCATTTATACAACTGCCAATTGGTTTAGagagtaacaacaaaggcttggtaGATTTAATTTCTCAAAAAGCTTTGTATTTTGAAGGAAAGTTTGGTGAAATTATCAGAGAAGATGAAATTCCTGTAGATATGAGGACAG AGGCTAAAGATCGAAAACAAGAATTAATAGAGCATTTAAGTAACGTCGATGAACAACTTGCGGAAGCGTatttaaacgaatcgaaaattcttGACAAAGATATAAAAGATGCTATAAGACGAGCTTGTATAAAACGAACTTTTACACCAGTATTAGTTGGAACTGCTTTAAAAAATAGGGGCGTTCAGCCACTATTGGATGCTGTTCTGGATTATTTACCAAATCCTGGAGAAGTTGAAAATTACGCATTTGACGAAAATGC AAAAGAATCTACTCGAGTGTATCTAAATCCTGAGAGATCCAATAACCACCCTTTCCTTGGATTAGCATTTAAATTGGAAGCTGGTAGATTTGGTCAATTAACATACTTTCGTTGTTATCAGGGAATGTTGACTAAAAGTGACGTTTTATACAACACAAGAACATCTAAGAAA ATCCGAATACAACGATTAGTACGACTTCATTCGAATCAAATGGAAGATGTAACCGAAGTTTACGCCGGAGACATTTTTGCTTTGTTTGGCATAGATTGCGCATCAGGTGACACATTTGTCAACTCTTCCATACTCAAATTATCAATGGAATCTATTTATGTACCCGATGCTGTACTATCTATGTCTATTGCACCAAGTAATTCAAAGGACAGAGATAACTTCGCAAAAGGTATCGCGCGATTCACTAAAGAAGATCCGactttaaaatttgaatataacTCGGATAGTAAG GAATCTCTCATTTCTGGGATGGGAGAATTGCATTTGGAAATTTACGCGCAACGACTTGAACGGGAATACAACTGTCCTATTGTGCTCGGAAAGCCAAAAGTTTCTTTTCGCGAGACATTGATCGAATCTTGTGAATTTGATTATCTTCATAAAAAGCAAACAGGAGGAGCCGGTCAGTATGGTCGGGTAATCGGAATATTAGAG GCACTGCCACCTGATCAGAATACTAAGATTGAATTCAAAGACGAGACAGTAGGAACAAACGTTCCTAAACAGTACGTTCCTGGTGTAGAAAAAGGGTTTAGATTCATGTGTGAAGCGGGTTACCATTGTGGCTTTAAAATAGCGGGTGTTAGGTTTAGATTGTTGGACGGTATGCATCACTGTGTCGACTCTTCGGAGTTTTCATTCTATATGGCTGCACAAGGTGCAATGAGGGAAACGTTTGAACACGGTTTATGGAAAGTTATAGAGCCAATTATGTTAGTAGAAATAAACGCGCCGTTGGAATATCAG GGAGCAGTCATAAGCCAAATGTCAAAGCGAAAtggtattataaataatacggATGCTGTCGAAGGATGGTTTACCTTATCCGCGGAAGTTCCATTGAACAACATGTTTGGTTATGTCAGTGAATTAAGATCTACCACCCAAGGAAAAGGCGAATTCACTATGGAATATTTTCGTTATAGTCCATGTCTACCGAGAGTAGAAGAAGAATTAAGAATGGAATATCTAAAAACGACAGGAAGAGAAAATGTcaagaaattaaacgaaaatgcAAATTTGCTTTGA